In Urocitellus parryii isolate mUroPar1 chromosome 16, mUroPar1.hap1, whole genome shotgun sequence, the DNA window GCACAGGTTGGGCACTCCCCAAGTGTAGGAAGTACTATTCATGTAGAATAATGGGACTGGGGTCCCACCGAGTTATATCCTGAAGAGGCTCTACCATCAAATCAAATGGCCTGACATTGAATACTGGCTCAACTACTCAATTGTTTgactaagcctcagtttcctcatctgtgaatggTATGGATGCAATTAGTACCACCATATGGGATAATTGGGAAGATCAGGTAGTTGAACAAGCTTAGGACAATACTTGGTATCTggctaacatttactgagcacataatttcattattattattgttatagcTGACTTCTCATTTCATGTatgggtttcttttttctctgaaaagGCTATGAGCAACTTGGGGAAAATGGGTCACTCAAAAATTGTAGCAGCTTATCCCTGCACCTAAAGGGAAGCAGGATCTCATGTTGTCCCCTCTTAGGACCCTATGCTATTTCTCTTTTTGCCAAAGTCCACTTCTACTAGTTAGGgcattttttaagttatagatgacAAAACTTCAAAGCAAACTAGCTTAGGCTAAAAGCAAGATTTATGAGCTGATGTAACTGGGAAGTTCAAGGGAGGATCAGGCGTGGCTTGATCCAGGCCTCTAGCTACATCATTGGGACTCTatttccttctccatctcttGGCTCTGCTTCTCTGAGTGGATTTTATTCTCAAGCAGATTCTTCCACATGGCAGGCAAGCGGGACAGTGGGTGGTCAAAGCTTATCATCTGTGGCTTATGATCCAGAAGGAAGTGACACTCAGCATCCATACAGGAATCTTAAGGAGGGCCTGAGTGGCCAGGTTGGGTTACGTGGCCATTCTACAGGCCAACCACTGTGACCAGAGGGATGGGGTGCTGTGATTGACCAAGCTGGGGTCATGCATCTACCCTCATTTGACAGTGACAGTTACACAATATCCACATGCAAGAGGCAAGGGACATTTATCTAGCAGAAAGAAATTTGCCATCTTCCTTACAGCTCAGTTCACATGTCATTTCCTCAGGAAGCTTCTCCTCCCCTGTGCCTTCTGTGGACCTCAACTTTCCCACAGTAAATTATTCTCTGACTCTCCTTCAGACTAGTCTGGGAACCCAAGGCAGGGACAAGAGCTTATTTATCTGTTTCTCAGGCCTAGCTTCCTCCCCAGGCTGAGCTGCTGCTGGTGGCCTGTCTAGCATTCACTGCCTCCTCCCTACTCAAACCATGTTGGGTTCCACCCTTTCCTCCCAAGGCCGTGGCATAGTGAAGTAGCAAACTCCACTCTATAGGCTAGCTTACACCCATTAGAGTCATCCCTTGCCAAGGGAATGTTCCAGGAACAGGCATGTGAGCCCTCGTTTGGGTAGCTGAGACATACAGATCCTGAGAAAGAGCTTTTTGCTCTTCTGAGTGGGCCCTGGGAGCCAGCCAGCTCCTGCTCTCTCCAGTGCTGGATATAAATGAGGGAGCATTTGGCCTCAGCTGCTATGGCCTGCCACCCCACAGCTGGCAGGGAACCTGAAAGAAGGAAGCTGACATGGTGGAGGGTAGTGGGGTGACAACTGAAGAACTGCACCCTTGATGGCCCTGCGAGTCGCTGGATTGGCCCATCCTGAATTCAACCCTGCCCTAGAACTGCCAGGAGCCCTGCCACCATGTTTCTGGGGTGTTCTGTTAACTGTAGCAACAAATATCCACAGGAAGGCGTCCCTGACTGAATGCTCCATTGAGTGGGCCAGGCTGGGCTACCTAGTGTGCCCTCTTAGACCCCCTGCCACGCACACAGTCCTTCCCACCTCACAGTCACAGACACTCAAAACACCtggatgttttctgtttttttttaaaaaccacagcaGTCACTTTATTCTTAAGTTTGCACTTTACAAAACCACAAAGGAGAAGTCCTTggtgggggaagggagtgggggatggtgaagagggaaaagaaggagaCCCAGAAACTAAGCCTTGCCCCTGGGGACCAAGCAGAAACTGGACCCCAGGACAGCCCAGTAGGGCCTCCTGCAACCTAGCTGTACAGAGCTAGGCCTAAAGACCTCAGAAGAGGGCTGCAGTCCTCTAACTACTGTCACCATTTGATGGGCAACCATAGGCCAAGGCTTTTGCACCCAAAGAAGGAAGTGGGCCTGCACCAGGGCTACCCATCAAGTAGCTTCAGGATGCTCTCACGCTCCTTCAGGGTCTTCCAGGCCTGgtccttttcctttttggtggGGGTCCGCTTCTTCTGCCGGGCAGCCATGATCTTGCGAAAGGCGTCCATGACCTCATTGTCTGCCATTCGGACCCGTTGCCTTAGCTCCTGTCGGCTCACCTCCTCCTTCGCCAACCTGTGGGGAAAAGGGGCCATGCTCTTCCCATCTCCAGAATGTGGCCCCTCCTTCCAGACTCAGCCCATCATCCTAGGCTGGCACTCCTGTGACCATTTCACACAACCATGACCAAAGTGTCAAGTTAATGAACACGCTTATATGGTGCTATGGCTAGCCACTGAAAAATACGAACTCATATTGATCATGGAGGAGGCtgtgcacatgtgaggcaggggGTATGTGgggaaatctctgtaccttcctctcaGTTTTGTTGTGaacttaaaactgctctaaaaaatatatagacacaCAGACTTTGATTGATCCTTCTAACAATCCTGGAAAATAAGTACTGTTATTCTCATGTTAAcaatgaggacactgaggctcaagaaggacaaGAGATGCCCCAAGATCCCACACTTAGTGAGGGAGATTTGGAGTAGGCTGGCTCcaaactctttttgttttttaaaattttatttattctgctaggtgtggtggttcacacctgtaatcccagcaactaggtaggctgaggcaggaggatcacaagcaacttagtggggagactctgtttcaaaataaaaaatagaggggctggggcggggctcagtggtagcgcacttgctcggcatgtgtgaggcactgggttcaattctcagcaccacatgtaaataaataaaataaaggtcattcaacaactataaaataaaataaaaaatagaaaggagtggggatgtaggtcaatggtaaaatgcccctgggttcaatccccccaaatttttaaaattattctcatttattttgggggtcttagggattgaacacaaggcaCTCTACTACTCaactacatccctatccctttttaaaaaagattttttgagggggggactggggactgagttcaggggcacttggccactgacccacatccccaaccctattttgtattttatttagagacaaggtctcactgaattgcttagcacctcaccattgctgaggctggctttgaacttgagattctcttgtctcagtctcccaagccactgagattacaggcatgtgccaccacacccagccctttttaaaaaattttgacacagggtctcactagttgcccAAAGTgcccttgaacctgtgatcctcctatcttaggtTCCcatgttgctgagattacaggcaggtgccacttcACCCAGCTCcaaactgtttttaaataacaCTGTTTAAAAAGTGTTCTGGCGCTAACAGGAGATCTATTTACTTAAGCATCCATATTCCATAGCAGCCTAAGGCCTTAGTAGGCCTGAGGCCCATAAAGTAGGGAGTGCTCAATCAGTCCCTCCAAGTAAGATCTGACTTGTAAATTCCGCTGATGGTGGAACTGAAGTTCATTAAGAGATCTGGTCCAACCTGTTACTTTTTTAGAAGGGAAGCTGCTGCTTAGGTAAGGAGTGTCTTGTTTAAGACCTGGAAGTTGGTCCACAGCAGGGCTCAGGGCTATCTCTGGCCTTCTGATAGTCTTAAACTAACTCTCCACTGCTCACTACTTCTGCAGCTACACATGtgactcttctctcttctagctctttctccccttccctctgtgcctctttcatttgtatttcttcttcttgaacTAGAAAGAGGCTTAGATTCAGCCTTGGGCTCCAATCTCAGCTTGGCAATTTAATGGCCATGTGACCCTTCAGCAGAGCATTTCATTTCACTGGACCTTTATTTCCTCATTTGGTAAACAGGGAAAATACTACCTACTACCTGGGTGGTTGTCAAGATTAAAAGAGAAGGTGTGCAGAAAgccctgacacatagtaggcactcaggaCACATTAGTTCCTGTTATCCTTAAAACCCTACCAGCTTGTCAGCAACTACTTCTGGGAGTGatgcatctctttttcttttcttttttattggtatattatagttgtccataatggtgggatttgttgttatatattagtacatgcatacaatataacaatataatgtgGCCAATACTGAATGGCGCATCTCTTTACTGATCATCTACCAATAGACTGGAGGTCCTTTGCTCTGCCTTTCTTCCTAGTCCCCAGGAAAATGTCAGAAGAGATGCTAAGAGCTGGCCAAATGAACAAGTGTCTTGCCTTGTCAGGGTTCTGTGAAAATAAGACACAGTACCTGCCTGAAAGAAGCAAACAATCTTGTGtaggttgtttcttttctttctttttggtactgggggtactttaccactgacctgcattcccagccctttttattttttgagacagggccttgctaaattgcttagggcttaagttgctgaagctggccttgaagttgtgatcctcctgtttcagcctctcaagttgctgcgtttacaagcatgtaccactgtgcctggcttgggtTATTTCTTTATCTCCCTAATAACAGGACAGTTCCTACCATGGTCTTCCTCCAAATGTCACCTATATCCTTGTTGTGATCAATGTAGGGCAAGATGGATGGGaattcatataaaatgaatagCACCATAACTGATtccctaaagattttttttttttccccacctggTTCCGGTGACTAAAACCAGGAGcactctgccagtgagctacatccctaggcttttttttttttttcatcttatttttacactgagattacaggtgtatgccactgtgcagAACAAGTTTTAAAACACTGGTCACTTTCAAGTGATAGACCAATGAAAATCATACATGTccaaaaaaatgttaacagttgATCAATCTAGGTGGAGAGCATATTGGTATTATTgtattattctgatttttctctttgaatgaagtttttcataatatgaaataaaacatgaaagaaaaagaaaataaggtgaGGGCAGGGgacagctcaggggtagagtgcttgcctagtatgtgtgaggcctgggtttaattctcagcactacctataaataaataaaataaaagtccatttgccgggctcagtggtgcacatttgtaatcccagcagttcgggaggctgagacaggagaatcgtgagttcaaagctagcctcagcaatggcgaggtgcaaagaacttagtgagaccctgtctctaaataaaataaaaaataaggcttggggtgtggctcagtggttgagtgcccctgaattcaattcccctgcctcaaataaataaataaagttccaccgacaactgaaaaaaaaaaaaagggtgggatgtagttcagtggttaagaacttCTGGATTCtaccagtaccaaacaaaacaaaacaaaacaaaacacaaccctCAAACACCAGGCATAgtagagcacacctgtaatccaagtgacttaGAGGGCTGAGTTAGGAGAAGCACAAATTCAAGGcgagcctcagccacttagtgagaatcttctcaaagtaagaaaataaaaaggctagcaatgtagctcagtggtggagcattcctaggtttaatccccagtaccgaaaaacaaaacaaaaatccctcaAATCAATCAATCACAGGTGCCTGAAGGCCTTAGTCCTGTGGAATGAGACTCCCTCAGAGGCATAACCAGAGGGGTGTTGCCTAacactgatatttttttccaagactTTCCTGGTGATGCAAAGGCTCAGCTAGATTTGAAAAGCCTGTCTAAAACCTTGAGAGGTGACCAGCAGTGGCTGAGGCCTCCTTGGCCTCTTCCTTGAAGCCCCTGGATCATGCCTCCGGTCCAAACTCACCTCAGCAGGTCGTGCTTCTTGGTGCGGTTGTGAGCACTGAGTGCCTTTAGCTCAGCCTGTCGTTTGCGCAGCTCAGCAAGGACCTCATCCTCTGAGTCCTCTGCAGGGCGGTCCTCGGACTCCAAAAGGCCCTGGGCAATCAGCTCTTCCTTAATGCGGCTCTCCAGGGACTTGGTATGCGGCACACTGTGGGGCATGGCAGGCCCCCTTAGTCTCCAGAAAATGGCCCCTCAGCTCTAGGGTTATCTTGGAGGGGGTGTACTCAGAGGTTCCCAGGGATTCCCAAGGTCAGGGAACACTTTCTATTTGCTCTGGGAACCCCctctatttccaaatataaatacacaaatacatatacatattttccagattttgctatatattaattataatgtttGCTATAAATTATTCCAGGGAAAACTATGTgttcacattttaatatattttaaataaaaataggatcATACTGTCCATACTGGACTATAATGAATAGTTTCACCATTTGTTACTCTATTGTTTATATGCTTTTATgtcaattaagtattttttttaatatgattcaTAGTTGCAAGTTACCTCATCATATGGAGGTAGGACAACTGAGCCAACAAATAAAATCCCCTTCAGTTGGGCATGCAGGCTACTTACACTATAAGCAGTATGAACTAGCCTGTACTCAGCCTGTGTATGCAGAAATGCTGGGCTAGCACTCATGATGAGACTTCTACTGGACTTTACTAGACTCCCCAGCCTTGCTGTTAATACAAATCTCCCCACATCAAGAAGAGCAGAAGCCAAAAGCCAAGCAAAGGCCAGGCTATGAGGGGTAGACAGGATGCCACTCACCTGAAGGGCTTGTTCTGATTGCGGGGAGAGGTGCTTGCCCCGTCGGCCCCCGATTCTTTCCCAGACATGTCAGGAATAGGAGAGTCCTCCATAGGGGAAATAATATTTTCCTGGAAGACCACAGAAATGGGGTGGAAAGAGAAAGATTTGtagtatttcatttttcctaCTGATCTTCATAGATAAGCCTTCAGGGGCCGGAAAtaccctttaattttttcatttcaccCTTTTCTGGGAAGCCTTCGAAAAAAGTGTTGATCATTCTACaaattccttttttgttgttgttgttttgggtatTGATACCAGAAACAGGAAACACAAAAGAATGATAATAACTCAACAACAGTAGTAGGAGCAGCTAAGGTTGATAAAGCATTTGCAAGGAACCCTGCACTGTGGGACATGTGTGGGAGAGGGGGCGAGCCGACCCAACTGTGCTCTCCTTTCTTCCATAATAGCTGGGCACAACTGCATTTCCTAAGTTCCCTTGTAGTCAGGTGTGGCCATGGAATACTTTTCTCCAGGGGAAAATAATCAAGAGATGTCCCAGCTAGTTAAGGCCCCCAAAGCTTCCTTTACATATTGCTCCTTGTTGCCCATCACAGTGGTGTATACCtgcaatcctagtgactcaggaggctgaggcaggaggatcgaaaatttgaggtcagcctcagccaacttagcaaggtcctaaggaatttagtgagaccttgtttcaaaattaaaattaaaaaagactaaggatgtagctcagaacctgggttcaatcctcagaaccaaccaaccaaacataCTCTTCCATTTTCAATCTTTGTAGGATTGAAGTAGCAATCACACCCAGAGTGACTGTGCAAAGCCACCATAAGTGGGCATCTGTCTTGGTGGTGTAGGGCCATGACCTTCCCCTACCTCTACCTTATTCAACCTGGAACATGTGCCCCAGATTGTTatatgagagagaaataaattattgtctttgagacaaaagaagaaactgaggctcagtgaggTGAGAGGTTGTGCCCAAGGTCAGGCAGTGGGTATTAAGATAAAGACCCTGAAGTAAGGGTTTGATCCTACCTTTGCctattagctgtgtgatcttaaGGAAacttttctgaacctcagttttctcacatgTAACACAGAGCTAACCACTGTCATTGCTCGCATAAGATGTGTGGAAAGCCTCACACAAGACTTAGCCCTTTGCCTACACTCAGCAAAAGAGACTGTGGAAGAGAAGCTATCTTTGGAGGTTAGAGACTAGGAAGGATGTGAGACTAGCTTCTAGAATATAGTAATGCTTTATTTTGTGATCTCTAGGTTGGTAATACATAAAGCTGATAAACATAAAGCTCCttctccttttattatttttttttaattttttttgtacaggggattgaacccaggggcgttttaccacggagccacattccagtcctttttatttttaattttgagacatggtcttcctaagttgctcagggtttttctaagtctctgaggctggcctcaaatttgccatctttttttttttttggggggggggtactggggattgaaatcagggaccaacactcaaccactgagccacatcccagccctatttttttgtatttagagacagggtcttagtaagCTACTTGGTAccttgatgttgctgaggctggctatgaacctatgatcctcctgtcttagtctctcaagctgctgagattacaagtgtgcaccactgtgtccagccaaacttgccatccttctgcctcagcctcctgagtcaccacactggataaagcattttttttttaattgtacatggacacaatgcctttattttatttatttttatgtggtgctaagaatcgaacccactgcctcatgcctgctaggcaagtcctctaccactgagccacaaccccagccctaaagcatttgtttaaaaaggaaatgtggtTCCTGTTTTGAGCTGGCATACTCACCTCCACCAGGGCCTGCAGGAGGCGCTGTGTGAGGGCACCAAAGGGGCACCCATCTTCTGGCTGTTCATGCTGGGCCTCTGACTTCTTCAACAGGGCATCCACATCTGAGGTAAACAGAATAGAGAAGGACAGGTGGGCTGAAGATGGAAACCCAAGTCCTGGCCTGGGGtgggacaggaagggaggggcaaGGAGGAAGGAACTTACCTTTAGTGTCTAGTTCAGTCAGTGGCCCCATGAGACCTTTCTTCTTGTCAGCCACAGCTGCTGCCCGGGCCCCGTCCTTCTGCTCTTCCAGCAGGTCCTCCTGGGCCCAGCGCTGGGAATAATGCTTCCCCAGGGGTGGGATCTGTGGGAGAAATGCCATTTATCCTTGAAGGGTAAACACTAGCTGGCCATGCCTAGAGCATGGAAGGCTCTGCTTGCACTTGACATTGCCAGCAAGCTttccattcacttatttttacTGTCTCCCAAGTCCTTAACCCAGGGTCATAGGTGGTGCCACATACAGATGGAAAGGGACAAAGAAGATAAAATCTCTACACTCACATTCTAGACAGGCACATAAAGAACCAAaacacagctgggcacagtgacgcacacctgtaatcctagcaatttgggaagctgagacaggagaattccaagtttaaggccagcatcAGTCATTTAAGCaagaacctcagcaactcagtgagaccctgtctcaaaataaaaaataaaaaggggtggggatgtagctcattgtttatatgcttttatgtcaattaagtattttctttaatatgattCTCAGTTGCAAGTTACTTCGTCATATGGAAATAGGACAACTGAGCCAATAAATCCCCTTCAGTTGGGCATGCAGGCTATTTACACTACCTGGGTTCATTCCTGAACTGAAATGATTTCCTAACTATAGAACCCAAAATAATATGGACATATGGGCTGTCTCAGTCACAACTATTGCCTCCACAGAAGAGAACTAGGAGATTCTGGGtgaaagcaaattattttttgtgttgctTGAGCTTACTACTGCCTATATGGATTGCTTTTTCAAGTAATTtggtggtggttttgttttgttggttgagTATTGACCATAGAGCCTCTCAAAAGCTAAGCATGGGTTCTGACACAGAGGTAGAGCCTgtcctcaaattttaaaaaaattcagacacGTGAAATTAAAGAGGTAGAATCAAGATGTTGTGGTAGTACAAATATGAGAATATTTTGCTGTGAAATGTGAAGTCATTTTGGTGGTGGTAATGAGATCAGGGCCTTGAAGGGAAAGTCAATCCCTCAAGGGGAGAAGAGCTTATGTACGGGCCTAGAGACCTAGAGTGATGGCAAGGTACTTGGCAGGGCTGGTAAATACAGCAAAGAAGAGGGATGTGGCCAAGGAAACTAGAGAGGGGCACTGGGGCCGTATCACCATGAACCAAGACACTTGAACTCAATCCTGTGGATAACAGCAGCTAGGCCAGGCCTGGAAGCAGGCCCACGTCATAAGCACCTCTAATTGTGGCAGGTGAGCTATTGTAAAGGACCCCCTCCAAGTATTTCTCAtactttctttaataaaatatgcttttattttcattgtagaaaaacTAACTTTTAATGTGGGCATAGTAGTGCATGTCTGTAGTCCCCAGCCACCGAGGGGACTGAGTCAGGATCGCTTGAGCCCAAGGGTCAAGGCTTGCTTGGACAATATAGTGAGatctgtctctttaaaaattcttttaagctgggtatggtggcacaagcTTGGAAACAAGCTTCAGGAAACAGGAGGCagtaagatcacaagttcaaggacagcgtGGGCAACTTAGTAGGACCctgtccataaataaataaataaataaataagtgggctGGAGATATAAACGGGTATCtccagcctatttatttatttatttatttatttatttatttatttatttattgtgcccTTTGGTTTGATCTCTAGTATctctcatacacatacacacacatacacatacacacacacacacacacacacacacacacatacaattctCATATATTAAAGTAAACtcagtctgaggcaggaagactataaattcaaggtcagcttcagcaacatagtgagaccctgcctgaaaataaaaaatataaagggctgtgacttggtggttaagcacccctgggttcaatccctggtacactccacccccacaaaaaaagaaactctatAAAAGGTGAAGGCATAAACCAAAGCAGAGAGGATAGAGATGAGGGGACAAGGGGGACCTTCACTGATGTAGCTGCCTGAGGCTGTGGTGCCATGTCTGGGGTCCAGAGAAAGTGGTGCAAGAAGAAAGCTGAGAGTCTGAGCCTAGAGTCTGGATAGGCTAATGCAGCATACAGGGGGCTGCCAGGGTAGGGAAGGGCACATGATGCATGGCTCTGCTGTCTATGATTCTGAGGCACCACTGATCCTCTTGTTCTCCCCCTTGTCTGTGCAGGCCCAGCATTTCTACCTTGTAATGTTCAGCTTCATCTTCTGGGGGTTTCAGGAGTTCCTCCAGCGTGCGCACCTCCTCACTGGTGATATCAGCACAGTAAGGCTCCACAGAAGCCCAGAACCTGTAGGGAGAAGCAGATCCTGAGTGAGTACCCTTCTGGGCCTCAGTCTTGGGTCCTCCCACTATGTTCTCTGACCAGAACCTGTTGGGGGCATCATTCTTGGGGATCCGTGGCACATCAATTGGGTCATCAGTAAATTCATATTCCTGGATCTTGGGTTGAAGGTTTTTGGATTTGGGTcgcccagggccagggcctggccCATGTCCAGCCTTCCCTTCCAGTTTCTGCTTCTTGGGTTTTCCATGTTTAGGGGGAGCTCCAAGCTCATGGTCTCGACCCAGTTTCATGAATCTTCGGTCACCTTTCTTATCCTGCCAGTCAGTAAGGATCTGAAATTTACAGAGATTGTCACTGAGAAGGAGGgaataactcttttttttccaataaataaattaggatCTAGAATTCAAGGAGGCTCCAGGATTTCCCCCTTACCGTTTTGCTTAACAAACTCCTAATCATCCTTtaaaactcagttttttttttaaatggatcttttatttatttatttatttatttaatatgctgTGCTAAGGagtgaacctagggcctcacacatgccaggcaagtattctaccattgagccacaactctagcccctaaAACTCAGCTTTCATAG includes these proteins:
- the Tada3 gene encoding transcriptional adapter 3 isoform X2; translated protein: MSELKDCPLQFHDFKSVDHLKVCPRYTAVLARSEDDGIGIEELDTLQLELETLLSSASRRLRVLEAETQILTDWQDKKGDRRFMKLGRDHELGAPPKHGKPKKQKLEGKAGHGPGPGPGRPKSKNLQPKIQEYEFTDDPIDVPRIPKNDAPNRFWASVEPYCADITSEEVRTLEELLKPPEDEAEHYKIPPLGKHYSQRWAQEDLLEEQKDGARAAAVADKKKGLMGPLTELDTKDVDALLKKSEAQHEQPEDGCPFGALTQRLLQALVEENIISPMEDSPIPDMSGKESGADGASTSPRNQNKPFSVPHTKSLESRIKEELIAQGLLESEDRPAEDSEDEVLAELRKRQAELKALSAHNRTKKHDLLRLAKEEVSRQELRQRVRMADNEVMDAFRKIMAARQKKRTPTKKEKDQAWKTLKERESILKLLDG
- the Tada3 gene encoding transcriptional adapter 3 isoform X1; protein product: MSELKDCPLQFHDFKSVDHLKVCPRYTAVLARSEDDGIGIEELDTLQLELETLLSSASRRLRVLEAETQILTDWQDKKGDRRFMKLGRDHELGAPPKHGKPKKQKLEGKAGHGPGPGPGRPKSKNLQPKIQEYEFTDDPIDVPRIPKNDAPNRFWFWASVEPYCADITSEEVRTLEELLKPPEDEAEHYKIPPLGKHYSQRWAQEDLLEEQKDGARAAAVADKKKGLMGPLTELDTKDVDALLKKSEAQHEQPEDGCPFGALTQRLLQALVEENIISPMEDSPIPDMSGKESGADGASTSPRNQNKPFSVPHTKSLESRIKEELIAQGLLESEDRPAEDSEDEVLAELRKRQAELKALSAHNRTKKHDLLRLAKEEVSRQELRQRVRMADNEVMDAFRKIMAARQKKRTPTKKEKDQAWKTLKERESILKLLDG